The sequence attgaagagctaagggatgagataattcggctcattaatggcatagaaccttaattatgcctcagtgttattgaaaattttgacgaTGGATTgcggtgtgccgccgaggccgcaacGGCCATTTGGcccatattttgttccatacgtaattgaactataccaaTTATACCACAGTAAAGAGAAatcataataatttcctaaaaaaattttattttattcaaaatcaacaccggcccttgaaacttgaCCCCCCCTTTTCTTGTCACTGTATCCTTTTCTGTCCCTAAGTTAAGTATACTTTTATCCCGCACACTTAAATCCTTGATTAAAATGGCGGAAGAAATATGTTgcatgattttgttttatttttttcttatattacagctcaacttttggattttttaaattcataaaaaaaaaaaaatacttcaaggACGCACCTAAAAGTAGGCTTCATGCGTTTAGCTGCTCTCGAAGTGCGACAACTATGTAATAAATCCGGTTGATGGATGGCCTACTTTTGGGCAATAGGATCTAAAaagcaaatacatattttcagcATATGGCGCtataagtaattttaattttttacactatatttatgtatgtatacattttccCTATTAATATTGCATATATTCACTATATTATAACTACTTGTATATACTTGCCAACTATGCCATTGCCCCCACCGCTCATGTACTCTTACAACTATACTACACACATTGCCCCTATTTACACTTGCGTTCCGTAATACTACAGCGACACATATTCCGTGCCCCCGCCTGCATCTGCTACCATCGAATTTCCGCTCGCATTCGTCGATACGCCCGACGCATTCACTGCCGCCGCAACCTtcagctgttgttgctgctgctgctgacagTCTTTTTGCTGCTTTTGTCCCTGCTTCATTTTGCGCGCCTCTTCAATGAAATGCGTCTCATCTTCCACACATTCCTCATCTGCCTCATCGGGTAGCGAGAGCGTCGAGTTGCCGCTAGCGGTGATGCGTCGCCCCATGTTGTCATACTTTAGCCCTGAATTGCTAGACGCTGATGAGCCAGCACCTCCTTTATTAAGCGGTCTCAGCGGCGTTGCATCCATCGTTGTCGGCGGCGTGCTGCAAGAAGACGGTGGTGGCGAGAGGGTGCCAATGCAGGCGGCGCAAGCTTTGGCATTGATGGCGGCCGCCACAGCTGTTTGATTATGATGGCACTGCGATAGTGTGGCTGCCGCAGGAGGTGGCGGTGGTGGCGGCAAGCCAACGATATTAGCGCCATAAGTCTGTCGCTGTTCAAgcgcctgctgctgctgctgttgttgctgctgctgctgatgttcCTGATAGCCCTGACTGTAGGTGGTATCGAGATTGTGATACGAAACGATTTCATCGTGTGGATACAAAttcgtttgctgttgttgttgcagtgagTATTGATGCTGCAGCGATGAGTCTTTTTTGAGTATGCCGCGTCGTTGATGATTCCGCGGCAACGTCGCAAACGATGAGACATTCACTGCGGTCGTGGTGCCCGTGGGCAGTAGTGTGTTTGTGGTAGTGGTATTGCCGGCACCACTACCGCTGGTCACGCTCACGCCCGCTTGTATGCTGCTGCCATCTGCGCTCATTTGACGCTTTGGTATATTCAACAAGTCGGGATACATGCTGATGTCCGCACCGTCCAACATGTCCTGCGTCACGGAGACGCTTATGAATATGTTGCCGTAAGCGGGATTTGGCACAATGTTGGAGCAGAACTCAGGCGGCGGCGGGAAGACACCAACATTTAGCGGAAACTCCTCCGGTATGGCATTGGGATGCGCTTTCGTACCCACCGCGCCCACGACCGATGCCATTGATGTAGGTATGCCAACAACGCTGCACGAACCGTCTGCCACGGCCATCAATTGCTGGCGACTTGGTTGCATCATAGAGTTTGCCACGCCGCCGCCACCGCCACCACTCCCAACGCTACCTGCACCCGCCATATGCGCGTGATGCTGCTGCAACTGTTGTTGGTGTGTTAGCTGGTGATGGTTGTGGTTTGCTGCGGCGCCGCGAATGTTATCCGTTGCATGTATCTCAATCGGCTCGAAGCCAATTACCGATTCCGTTTTGCTCATTGTCGTTGTGGTATTGTTATCCATGCCACAACTGTCGCCACGGTCGGCTGTTGTCGTTGTGATGCTTAAATCCAGCAGTTTCTTCTCTTGATCATTGAAGCTGACGCTCGGTTTCACGCCAGATTTTTTCGGATGGCGCCGTTGCCGTGTCGTGCGTTTGCACAAACACACCACAAATGAGATAAGTATGAGCAGGAAGATTGTGCCGAAGGTGCCCATGATCAAGCCGAAATACCAAAAGGTCTCCGGTGTTTTCACCAAGACATGCTGCACAATTTCCGTTAGATATATGCTGATGTTCTGCGAAGCCACGCCAACAATATTTGAACCGATGCAGGCGTAGGTGCCCGCATCTAAGCTGGTCATATTGAAGACAGTCAGATTGCTCCACAGCTTATCTGAGGTGATCGACTCTGCGTCGAAAATGACATTGTCATTATCCAGTATTTTGCCATTCAGTTCCCACGTCACCTCGGGCAATGGATCACCGTACACCAGACAGCTGAAGGTCGTATTGCTCCCTATGTCGATATTCTGTACATCTTCGTTATTGAAGAGCTCCACTTTGGGCGTGCAGCCGAACTGTTCCTCATCAACATGCTCCCACTGCTTCTCCTTCTGTGACGGCGGACCCTTACACAGCAAACTGATGCTGTTCAATTTGCTCTTCACATACCAGGTGCGGAACTTGCGCAGCTTGCAATTACACTGCCATGGATTCTCGTCCAATACCAACGTCTTGAGATTCGTCATGTGCTGGAAGACATATTCGCTGAGGCTTTCAAGCAGATTATTCTTTAAGTAGAGAAATTCGAGTAGATTCAGATTCGCCAGGGCCATCGGATCCACATATGAAATCAGGCAGTTATGCAGATCGAGTGTGCGCAGATGTGGCAGTATGGGAAATTGATAGGCGACCAACTTCTTCAGCGGATTGCCATTCAAGTAGAGTATGCGCAAGCGATCGTTGCCCATAAATGTGTCTTTGTCGATCATTTCGATTTTGTTATCTGACAAATCGATTTCgactaatattttcaaattacgaAATGTCTCCTTATGTACATATTGCACCTCAGAATTCTTTAGGTAGATGCGTTGCAGGTTGAGTAGACCTAAATTGGTGAACTCCTCTCGATTGAGATATGGTATGTGGTTGTTGTTCAGTACGAGCACTTGCAGCTCGGTGCTTAGCGTTGTGGGTATGGTGGTGAGTTGCAGCGAACTGCAGATGGCCGATTTCTTACCATTGGTCCATTTACAGGTACAGTTGGAGGCACAACTCGCCGACCAATCATCGCCAGCGGCATGTGGCAACAACATTAGTAGAATGTTGAGCGCGAGGGAAACTGTTTGAGAACGAAAagcacaaataaaattatataaattagtgtaaatataaaaccaaattaagtgaattttttgagttataaaagttttatgtatattattaaacTACGAAGTCTGATAGTACAAATTATAAAGGAACAATTTCATATGCAACAAACTATACTATGGACTTTGTATCTGGAAACACTGCatactatttttttcattttcttaaaatttatgctTTAAAAGGGCTTAAAGTTTCAAGggatacaattttcaaaaaatggttttaaatttttttactatgaatattcGTTAATAATGAAATCTCGTACATAAtcagatttaatttttgttaatagtcTATAAGAATTTGTTGTTCATAGACtccattttttttccttgttcactcctcccgTGAGCATAGGGCcgcgacaagactcagtcttgccttaatctgttttgatttcgGACAGAGCAGGTGATTAGCCAGCCGCTACcggtcctaagtagtgggaatgcccacctgttgttgcttaggaacaacgccttcttactgcttggaggaccatctgtgtctcacatttttctggcagaaggatcgcacaggtggttgaggacttcgcaaaatttcgtgtgtctgcgctattaccgctgctgcccgcttcctcttactggcgccactgatgcaatgtataactgtgtgtttttatttgagttttgctTGTCTTAGCAGCCAAAATTCAAATAAGGCGCAGACTATtagcgggagtaaggatggaaaagataagtttttggggtggAGGAATTGAAGTGAAggaactgtttttgtttttctttttagaaaCAAAGAAAGTAGGTaaaattggaaaagtgcgaggggCGTGCTTTGCGTGGGATGGCAGGCTAATCcatttacgctagactaccgaggcagctatatttaaataaatcgctaaacaacttttaaaaaaaattttagtttactttTCACCTGGAGAAATGTATTTTCCTTTGAAAAACTTATCGTTAAATAACCCTGATACTTTCATAGTGACTctatttcgaaaaaaagaaagaagtatgaaaaatgtactaaaatatACCTCAATCTCTTTCTTCTGCTCTTTTATAAAAACGTAAACCAAAAactaattaaacttttttcctGTAAAATACACTAGACGAAATAGTGGAGGTATCCATTTGGGTATCCGCTTTGAAACTTTAAGGTTCGTCAAACAAATTAAACTGATGAGGACGcgaaaaactgagtatgcagaATTACTATATCAAATCCATACTTCCACGTATTTATGCTATTTATAttaacacacaaaaaagttaatttttcatacaataaaaaatagagaATTCAGACCTTtagaaaaactattaaaaacagGCAAAACTCTCAGTAAATTTACAAATCGCCCCTAGACTGCAATTAGATTGAAAAGTATTGCAAAAAATTGATAGGAAATTTAGTTATctctaaatttataaaaaaaatttgaaaatcagctaattagttttgaagGTAAAGGCAATTTAGTGAACTCTTTTTATTTGGAAACTAAAGTTTAGATAAACCTCGAATGTCCTAACAGGTCTATGTCTGATTGGcgggttctacgttaccgaaacgacccggatttatacccggccaaggactatcactCTAGCagtattccccgtatgtaagtttggagaatgtttatgctgctacaacaacaacaacaacaacttgaaGCACCCTATAATGACTATTGCAAcgatattgaagaagaagagactatagaacacttcctatgcgggtgcatggctctggatagaacaaggttcaatattttaggaaaaagtcccctgaataacttggcagaagtattcaatataaaaataacaagcctttttagataaattaaagccacaggttggttcaatgacgGCAATGTAGAGGGAGGATAGAGGACATCCCCGGTGGTATGTCAACCGACAGCCActtaacctacctacctaaacttcgaaaacttttcaatatcaGATTTCATCTTCAGAGTCAGGAACAAAACTTACGAAAAACTAAACTTATTGAAACAGGGTGCTTACGGTAGTCGACGGTATGCAAATATGTGGCTTTAACTTCCCaaagccatttttttttgtttgtgttttctttttcagGTAAAACGTGGTAAGAAA comes from Anastrepha ludens isolate Willacy chromosome 3, idAnaLude1.1, whole genome shotgun sequence and encodes:
- the LOC128857755 gene encoding uncharacterized protein LOC128857755; amino-acid sequence: MSVQRAQKEHEIRQKVITKITTATALSDSRSSVAKKAMPANMSRNCVAICLSVSLALNILLMLLPHAAGDDWSASCASNCTCKWTNGKKSAICSSLQLTTIPTTLSTELQVLVLNNNHIPYLNREEFTNLGLLNLQRIYLKNSEVQYVHKETFRNLKILVEIDLSDNKIEMIDKDTFMGNDRLRILYLNGNPLKKLVAYQFPILPHLRTLDLHNCLISYVDPMALANLNLLEFLYLKNNLLESLSEYVFQHMTNLKTLVLDENPWQCNCKLRKFRTWYVKSKLNSISLLCKGPPSQKEKQWEHVDEEQFGCTPKVELFNNEDVQNIDIGSNTTFSCLVYGDPLPEVTWELNGKILDNDNVIFDAESITSDKLWSNLTVFNMTSLDAGTYACIGSNIVGVASQNISIYLTEIVQHVLVKTPETFWYFGLIMGTFGTIFLLILISFVVCLCKRTTRQRRHPKKSGVKPSVSFNDQEKKLLDLSITTTTADRGDSCGMDNNTTTTMSKTESVIGFEPIEIHATDNIRGAAANHNHHQLTHQQQLQQHHAHMAGAGSVGSGGGGGGVANSMMQPSRQQLMAVADGSCSVVGIPTSMASVVGAVGTKAHPNAIPEEFPLNVGVFPPPPEFCSNIVPNPAYGNIFISVSVTQDMLDGADISMYPDLLNIPKRQMSADGSSIQAGVSVTSGSGAGNTTTTNTLLPTGTTTAVNVSSFATLPRNHQRRGILKKDSSLQHQYSLQQQQQTNLYPHDEIVSYHNLDTTYSQGYQEHQQQQQQQQQQQALEQRQTYGANIVGLPPPPPPPAAATLSQCHHNQTAVAAAINAKACAACIGTLSPPPSSCSTPPTTMDATPLRPLNKGGAGSSASSNSGLKYDNMGRRITASGNSTLSLPDEADEECVEDETHFIEEARKMKQGQKQQKDCQQQQQQQLKVAAAVNASGVSTNASGNSMVADAGGGTEYVSL